One region of Eupeodes corollae chromosome 1, idEupCoro1.1, whole genome shotgun sequence genomic DNA includes:
- the LOC129943317 gene encoding uncharacterized protein LOC129943317 yields the protein MNEANPVSTPAESITYKDTDKIKDEVQHFPYREAVGSLMYLEIGSRPDISYALGVASRHLDKPTTQDITAVKRIIRYVKGTRLLGICFKSNNKLIVSCFSDADYGGDTETRRSTSGFVFLLGHSPISWSSQRQQCVALSTMEAEYIAGANAVKEIVWLLRLMNDLLEEGCGKPSLYWIIKVPSN from the coding sequence ATGAATGAGGCAAATCCTGTTTCAACACCGGCTGAATCCATAACCTACAAGGACACTGACAAAATAAAAGACGAGGTACAACATTTTCCCTATAGAGAGGCGGTAGGGAGCCTAATGTATTTGGAAATTGGCAGCAGACCCGACATTTCCTATGCTCTTGGGGTTGCAAGTCGGCACCTGGATAAGCCAACTACACAAGACATTACTGCAGTTAAGCGTATTATTCGATACGTGAAAGGAACACGTCTACTTGGTAtatgttttaaatcaaataataaattaatcgtTAGTTGTTTCAGCGATGCCGATTATGGTGGTGATACTGAGACAAGACGGTCAACAAGTGGCTTTGTGTTCTTACTGGGTCATTCACCAATATCATGGTCTTCACAACGCCAACAATGTGTTGCTCTATCGACCATGGAGGCCGAATATATTGCAGGTGCAAACGCAGTAAAGGAAATTGTATGGTTGTTACGATTAATGAACGATCTACTGGAAGAAGGATGTGGCAAACCAAGTCTTTATTGGATAATCAAAGTGCCATCAAACTAG